Genomic DNA from Haloplanus sp. HW8-1:
GCGTGTTGGGCCGTCGTCGGCGCCGAAAGCATCGTATACTGGTGGATGCGGTTCATCGCGTCGATGGCCTCGGATGGTCCGAGCGCGTACCCGAGTCGAAGCCCCGTCATGGCGTAGGCCTTCGAGAACCCGTTGATCACGACGGTCCGCTCGCGCATCCCGGGCAGGGTCGCGATGGAGGTGTGCTCACCCTCGTAGGTCAGCGCAGCGTAGATCTCGTCCGAGAGGACCGTCAGGTCGTGTTCGCGCGCGAAGGCCGCGATCTCGCCGAGTTCGTCCCCGCTCGCCGTCGCTCCCGTCGGATTGTTCGGATAACAGATCAGCAGTACCTCGGCGTCCGCGGCGCCGGCACGGTCGAGATCGTCGTAGGTGAGGACGAAGTCGTTCTCCGGACGCGTCGACACCGGGAGAGGGTCCCCGCCGGAGAAGCGCACACCTGGGCCGTAGGAGATGTACGCCGGTGACTGGATCGCGACGGCGTCGCCAGGGTCGACGAGGGCACGAAGCGCCAGATCGACCGCTTCGCTCGCCCCCGTCGTCACCAGAATCTCCTCGTCGGGGTCGTAGTCGAGACCGTACCGCGCGACGTGTTCGGCGATGGCCTCACGCAGTTCGTAGAGCCCCCGATTGGTGGTGTAGGAGGTGCGCCCACGTTCGAGAGAGTGGATGGCGGCCGCCCGCGCCTTCCACGGCGCGCTGAAATCCGGCTCTCCGACGCCGAGCGAGATGACGTCGTCCATCTCCTCGGCGAGTTCGAAGAAACGTCGGATCCCCGACGGCGGCGTCGATCTGGCGCGCTCCGATAGCTTCATGGCGAGATCGAGAGCCGGTCGTCCTCGTCGGTGTCGGTGAACTCCAGGCCCCGGTTCTTGTACGTGTCCATGACGAAATGCGTCACCGTCTGAGTCACCTCCGGGATCGGCGCGATCTGTTCGGCGACG
This window encodes:
- a CDS encoding pyridoxal phosphate-dependent aminotransferase; the encoded protein is MKLSERARSTPPSGIRRFFELAEEMDDVISLGVGEPDFSAPWKARAAAIHSLERGRTSYTTNRGLYELREAIAEHVARYGLDYDPDEEILVTTGASEAVDLALRALVDPGDAVAIQSPAYISYGPGVRFSGGDPLPVSTRPENDFVLTYDDLDRAGAADAEVLLICYPNNPTGATASGDELGEIAAFAREHDLTVLSDEIYAALTYEGEHTSIATLPGMRERTVVINGFSKAYAMTGLRLGYALGPSEAIDAMNRIHQYTMLSAPTTAQHAALEALESCDDDVAEMRTQYDRRRRFVVSRFRDMGLDCFEATGAFYVFPEAPYDDEEFAEDLLQAESVAVVPGRVFGDEGYGHLRVSYATGLSELKEAMNRIERFLDDR